One part of the Alistipes onderdonkii genome encodes these proteins:
- a CDS encoding gamma carbonic anhydrase family protein, producing the protein MALIKEVRGHTPVIGENTFLAETAVILGDVTIGRDCSIWYNAVLRGDVNKIVIGDRTNIQDGVVLHTIYDKAKHPSQTIIGNDVSVGHNAIVHGAVIGDNCLIGMGATLLDNAVVPSGCIIAANALVLSNAKLEPNSVYAGVPAKKVKEVTPEQREEIIRRTAHDYMLYASWFKEDE; encoded by the coding sequence ATGGCATTGATTAAAGAAGTGCGGGGACACACACCCGTGATCGGAGAAAATACGTTCCTGGCCGAGACGGCCGTCATCCTGGGCGACGTGACCATCGGCCGCGACTGCTCCATTTGGTACAACGCCGTGCTGCGCGGCGACGTGAACAAAATCGTCATCGGCGACCGTACGAACATCCAGGACGGCGTCGTGCTGCATACGATTTACGACAAGGCCAAACACCCGTCGCAGACCATCATCGGCAACGACGTGTCGGTGGGCCACAACGCCATCGTCCACGGCGCTGTCATCGGCGACAACTGCCTGATCGGTATGGGCGCTACCCTGCTGGACAATGCCGTCGTCCCCTCGGGCTGCATCATCGCGGCCAATGCGCTGGTGCTGTCGAACGCCAAGCTGGAACCCAATTCGGTCTATGCGGGTGTCCCGGCCAAGAAGGTCAAGGAGGTGACGCCCGAGCAGCGCGAGGAGATCATCCGCCGCACGGCGCACGATTACATGCTCTATGCCTCGTGGTTCAAGGAGGATGAATGA
- the mazG gene encoding nucleoside triphosphate pyrophosphohydrolase, whose product MEDKRLEATARLLDVMTTLRRECPWDREQTFDSLRSNTIEETYELADAITDHNMEGIKEELGDLLLHVVFYSKLGEEAGAFDYADVANALCDKLVYRHPHVYGDIHANTPDQVKENWEALKLRKKNRKSGTLGGVPRSLPALVKAFRVGEKAAATGFDWQKREDVWDKVKEETAEVEAEMRSGDKANLEAEFGDLFFALVNAARLYGVDPESALERTNKKFIRRFNYMEEQAAAQGNSLHDLSLGQMEALWQEAKKGE is encoded by the coding sequence ATGGAAGATAAACGATTGGAGGCTACGGCCCGCCTGCTCGACGTGATGACCACGCTGCGCCGCGAGTGCCCGTGGGATCGCGAGCAGACGTTCGACTCGTTGCGAAGCAATACGATCGAAGAGACGTATGAACTGGCCGATGCCATCACCGACCACAATATGGAGGGGATCAAGGAGGAGCTGGGCGACCTGCTGCTGCATGTGGTGTTTTACTCCAAGCTGGGTGAGGAAGCCGGGGCGTTCGACTATGCGGATGTGGCCAACGCCTTGTGCGACAAACTGGTATACCGCCATCCGCACGTTTACGGCGACATCCATGCCAATACACCCGACCAGGTGAAGGAGAATTGGGAGGCACTCAAGCTCCGCAAAAAGAACCGCAAGAGCGGTACGCTGGGCGGCGTTCCCCGCTCGCTGCCGGCGCTGGTCAAGGCATTCCGCGTAGGCGAGAAGGCCGCGGCGACGGGCTTCGACTGGCAGAAGCGCGAGGATGTGTGGGACAAGGTGAAGGAGGAGACCGCCGAAGTCGAGGCCGAGATGCGCTCGGGCGACAAGGCGAACCTCGAAGCCGAGTTCGGCGACTTGTTCTTTGCGCTGGTCAACGCTGCGCGGCTCTACGGCGTCGATCCCGAATCTGCGTTGGAGCGTACGAACAAGAAGTTCATCCGCCGCTTCAATTACATGGAGGAACAGGCTGCCGCACAAGGGAATTCGCTGCACGACCTTTCGCTCGGCCAGATGGAGGCCCTGTGGCAGGAAGCCAAAAAAGGCGAATAA
- a CDS encoding beta-N-acetylhexosaminidase gives MKLRYLASILGALCSLLHAHAQPLPARQTTPPGTYRISAGTQLSYETPLAPLAGYLREYINVGKASDSMSADDAIVLSTDPTLGREAYTLAVKPQRIEITGGDYGGVFNGIQALLRLLPPEVYAKACPLPVEVACTRIDDAPRFAYRGMMLDVARTWIGVDGVKRYIDLLSYHGINKLHLHLSDDEGWRIEIRSHPELTEIGGFRGGDSPVRPVYGKWDEKYGGFYTQDEMRGLIRYAAVRNIEIIPEIDLPGHSRNIASVHPEIRCNYPPDTLSTNGYDYRSAWCVAREENYALLADILGELCALFPSEYIHVGGDEVDMTQWKRCPDCQALMRQRGMADPHQLEDLFMQRMAAILGANGKRPAVWNEAVATGDLAHDSRVYGWQSVKACLDATAKGYETVVMPGEYFYFDMRQTPHEDGHDWAAIFDAKKVFGFDFTDKGFSPEQMRNVVGLQAAFFSEAYVSHEPEKPDYLDYMCFPRICALARIAWRGNGEGWDAYYKGLVEKHYDRMAAMGIRFRLFPPKVSYKDGAFTVTADDGSEIYYTEGDTPEEHRYTRPVKTGKPHLYRFFTRYKTGRSPYVADKSYYRTLTPAVAITTSMGESRQFPLANAAGYKGLSRTARACRQQDWVLYTFEQPVKCREMYLQTGNRQLPKTIITTGYAEVSYDGATYERAGDLEKGSITLKPGRAVKAVRIVSTCDDNGTPYVTIQPPQIKPVL, from the coding sequence ATGAAACTACGCTACCTCGCGTCCATCCTGGGCGCCCTTTGTAGCCTCCTCCACGCCCATGCGCAGCCGCTTCCGGCGCGCCAGACGACCCCTCCCGGCACATACCGCATCTCGGCCGGCACGCAGCTCAGCTACGAGACGCCGCTCGCGCCGCTGGCCGGCTACCTGCGCGAATATATCAACGTCGGAAAGGCCAGCGACAGTATGTCGGCCGACGACGCGATCGTGCTCTCGACAGACCCGACGCTCGGCCGCGAGGCCTACACGCTGGCCGTGAAACCGCAGCGGATCGAGATCACGGGAGGCGACTACGGCGGCGTCTTCAACGGCATCCAGGCGCTGCTGCGGCTGTTGCCGCCCGAGGTCTACGCCAAGGCGTGCCCGCTGCCCGTCGAAGTCGCCTGCACGCGGATCGACGACGCCCCGCGCTTCGCGTACCGAGGCATGATGCTGGACGTGGCCCGCACTTGGATCGGAGTGGATGGAGTAAAGCGTTACATAGACCTGCTTTCCTACCACGGGATCAACAAATTACACCTTCACCTGTCGGACGACGAAGGGTGGCGGATCGAGATCAGGTCGCACCCCGAGCTGACCGAAATCGGCGGCTTCCGCGGCGGCGACTCGCCCGTACGCCCCGTCTACGGGAAATGGGACGAGAAATACGGCGGCTTCTACACACAGGACGAAATGCGCGGGCTGATCCGCTATGCCGCCGTGCGCAACATCGAGATCATCCCCGAGATCGACCTGCCCGGGCACAGCCGCAACATCGCCTCGGTACACCCTGAAATCCGCTGCAATTACCCGCCGGACACGCTGTCGACCAACGGCTACGACTACCGTTCGGCATGGTGCGTGGCACGCGAGGAGAACTACGCGCTGCTCGCGGACATCCTGGGCGAACTCTGCGCGCTGTTCCCCTCGGAATACATCCACGTGGGCGGCGACGAGGTCGACATGACCCAATGGAAGCGCTGCCCCGACTGCCAGGCGCTGATGCGGCAGCGGGGCATGGCAGACCCGCACCAACTGGAAGACCTCTTCATGCAACGCATGGCGGCGATCCTCGGCGCCAACGGCAAACGCCCCGCCGTGTGGAACGAAGCGGTGGCGACGGGCGACCTGGCGCACGACAGCCGCGTCTACGGCTGGCAGAGCGTCAAGGCATGCCTCGACGCCACGGCCAAGGGATACGAGACCGTAGTGATGCCGGGCGAGTATTTCTATTTCGACATGCGCCAGACCCCGCACGAGGACGGGCACGACTGGGCGGCGATCTTCGACGCGAAAAAGGTCTTCGGGTTCGACTTCACGGACAAGGGGTTCAGCCCGGAGCAGATGCGCAACGTCGTCGGGTTGCAGGCGGCATTCTTCAGCGAAGCCTACGTCTCGCACGAGCCCGAGAAGCCCGACTACCTCGACTACATGTGTTTCCCGCGTATCTGCGCACTCGCCCGCATCGCCTGGCGCGGCAACGGCGAAGGCTGGGACGCCTATTACAAAGGGCTCGTGGAGAAGCATTACGACCGCATGGCAGCCATGGGCATCCGTTTCCGGCTCTTCCCGCCGAAGGTGAGCTATAAGGATGGCGCATTCACCGTGACGGCCGACGACGGGTCGGAGATATACTACACGGAAGGCGACACGCCCGAAGAACACCGTTATACCCGTCCCGTCAAGACCGGCAAACCGCACCTGTACCGCTTCTTCACCCGCTACAAAACGGGGCGCAGCCCCTATGTCGCCGACAAATCCTACTACCGCACGCTCACACCCGCCGTGGCCATCACCACCTCGATGGGCGAGAGCAGGCAGTTCCCCCTTGCCAATGCCGCGGGTTACAAGGGACTTTCGCGGACAGCGCGCGCCTGCCGGCAGCAGGACTGGGTGCTCTACACCTTCGAGCAGCCGGTGAAATGCCGCGAAATGTACCTCCAGACCGGGAACCGCCAGCTGCCGAAGACCATCATAACCACAGGTTATGCCGAGGTGTCGTACGACGGTGCGACGTATGAGCGGGCGGGCGACCTCGAAAAGGGAAGCATCACCCTGAAGCCGGGGCGCGCGGTGAAAGCCGTGCGGATCGTCTCGACCTGCGACGACAACGGCACGCCCTATGTGACGATCCAGCCGCCGCAGATCAAGCCAGTGCTGTAA
- a CDS encoding lysoplasmalogenase family protein: MHRTSRILALTTLLFAAGAALFFTKAAALPYKVAYPVLLLAVAVFCLRRKTLLPVGAALLLSALGDAAGAKGLFIPQMLFFALAHGAYIRYFLCAGGLPARPAAWLLPAALLALLFAGVVPRVLDPAERIGVAVYGAVIAGMLYSVLRYRGAYAAWFRFAALLFVFSDGVIAWSRFIGAVPGRTYVVMVPYYLAQCLFFCFAVKSLPALPSEGRSV, translated from the coding sequence ATGCATCGGACTTCCCGCATATTGGCCCTGACTACCCTGCTTTTTGCCGCAGGCGCCGCCCTGTTCTTCACCAAGGCGGCGGCTCTTCCGTACAAGGTGGCCTATCCGGTGCTTTTGCTGGCTGTGGCGGTTTTCTGCCTCCGGCGGAAAACGTTGCTTCCGGTCGGGGCTGCACTCCTCTTGTCTGCCCTGGGCGATGCGGCGGGTGCGAAGGGACTGTTCATTCCGCAGATGCTGTTTTTCGCGCTGGCCCACGGTGCCTATATCCGCTATTTCCTCTGCGCCGGGGGACTTCCTGCCCGTCCTGCCGCATGGCTGCTTCCCGCGGCGTTGCTCGCGTTGCTCTTCGCCGGGGTCGTGCCCCGGGTCTTGGATCCGGCCGAACGGATCGGGGTCGCCGTTTACGGTGCGGTCATCGCCGGGATGCTTTACAGCGTGCTCCGGTATCGCGGGGCGTATGCCGCCTGGTTCCGCTTCGCGGCCCTGCTGTTCGTTTTTTCCGACGGCGTGATAGCCTGGAGCCGTTTCATCGGGGCCGTTCCCGGGCGCACCTACGTCGTGATGGTTCCCTACTACCTGGCGCAGTGCCTGTTCTTCTGCTTTGCCGTAAAATCGCTTCCCGCCCTCCCGTCTGAGGGCCGATCCGTGTGA
- the pheT gene encoding phenylalanine--tRNA ligase subunit beta has product MNISYNWLKRYIDTDLGAEEVARILTDIGLEVEGFEKIETIKGGLAGVVVGEVLTCEDHPDSDHLHVTTVDVGTGEPLQIVCGAPNCRAGLKVLCATVGTVLYPGGGDEEFKIKRSKIRGVESLGMLCAEDELGIGASHDGIMELPADAVAGTTARDYLRIEDDYLIEVGLTPNRVDAASHIGVARDLAAYLRSRGEDVSVKMPDVSAFAPDNHDLGVKIRVENHEAAPRYAGVTVKNCKIAPSPEWMQNCLRAAGINPKNNLVDITNFVLFELGQPLHAFDAAKIEGREVVVRTCAEGTPFVTLDGVERKLTADDLMICSAERPMCIAGVFGGLDSGISDTTTDVFIESAYFNPVWVRKTAKRFGLNTDSSFRFERGVDPNMQVYAAKRAALLMKELAGGEISSDITDIYPAPIEDFRFDVSFARIDALIGKHIPEETVRAILAALEVKVLDEKDGVLSVAVPPYRVDVQREADLIEDILRIYGYNNVEIPSRVRSTLSYAPKPDRNRLMNLAADYLSANGFTEIMSNSLTRAAYYEGLESYRAENCVRILNPLSADLSVMRQTLLFNMLEAVQLNANRRNGDLKLYEFGNCYFYDEAKRSDENPLAAYSEEYRLAIAVTGIAVPASWNVQPQAASFFTLRAVAEKLLRRFGIDIYALKTETLQSDLFGEALTMALNGRELLQIGTVSRNIRRKLDVKQDVFYLEMNFEALVKSTKKHRIVAEELSKFPEVKRDLALLVDKQVTFSALRDVAFATERRLLKSVSLFDVYEGDKLPEGKKSYALSFILEDKTRTLDEKAIERAMQNLTAQFERQCGAHVRA; this is encoded by the coding sequence ATGAATATTTCGTATAACTGGCTCAAACGCTACATCGACACCGATCTCGGGGCCGAAGAGGTCGCCCGGATACTGACCGACATCGGACTCGAGGTCGAGGGCTTCGAGAAGATCGAGACCATCAAGGGCGGCCTTGCGGGCGTGGTGGTGGGCGAGGTGCTCACCTGCGAGGATCATCCCGATTCCGACCACCTGCATGTCACCACGGTCGACGTCGGCACGGGCGAGCCGCTGCAGATCGTCTGCGGCGCCCCCAACTGCCGCGCGGGGCTGAAAGTGCTCTGCGCCACGGTGGGCACGGTGCTCTACCCCGGCGGCGGCGACGAGGAATTCAAGATCAAACGCAGCAAGATCCGCGGCGTGGAGTCGCTCGGCATGCTCTGTGCCGAGGACGAACTGGGCATCGGAGCCTCGCACGATGGGATCATGGAGCTTCCCGCCGATGCCGTGGCAGGTACGACGGCCAGGGACTACCTCCGCATCGAGGACGACTACCTGATCGAGGTGGGGCTCACGCCCAACCGTGTGGATGCCGCGTCGCACATCGGCGTGGCGCGCGACCTGGCGGCCTATCTGCGCAGCCGGGGGGAAGATGTTTCGGTGAAGATGCCCGACGTGTCGGCTTTCGCCCCGGACAACCACGACCTCGGCGTGAAAATCCGCGTCGAGAACCACGAGGCGGCGCCCCGCTATGCGGGCGTGACCGTGAAAAACTGCAAGATAGCCCCCTCGCCCGAGTGGATGCAGAACTGCCTGCGTGCCGCGGGCATCAACCCCAAGAACAACCTGGTGGACATCACCAATTTCGTGCTTTTCGAACTGGGACAACCTCTGCACGCGTTCGACGCGGCGAAGATCGAGGGCCGCGAGGTCGTCGTGCGCACCTGCGCCGAAGGTACGCCCTTCGTGACTTTGGACGGCGTGGAGCGCAAGCTCACGGCGGACGACCTGATGATCTGCTCGGCCGAGCGTCCGATGTGCATCGCCGGCGTCTTCGGTGGCCTGGATTCGGGCATCAGCGACACCACGACCGACGTGTTCATCGAGAGCGCCTATTTCAACCCCGTGTGGGTGCGCAAAACCGCCAAGCGCTTCGGCCTGAACACCGATTCGTCGTTCCGTTTCGAGCGCGGTGTCGATCCCAACATGCAGGTCTATGCCGCCAAGCGTGCCGCCCTGCTGATGAAGGAGCTGGCCGGGGGCGAGATTTCGAGCGACATCACCGACATCTACCCCGCGCCGATCGAAGATTTCCGCTTCGACGTCTCGTTCGCCCGCATCGACGCGCTGATCGGCAAGCATATCCCCGAAGAGACCGTCCGTGCGATCCTGGCGGCGCTCGAAGTGAAGGTGCTGGACGAGAAGGACGGCGTGCTGAGCGTGGCCGTGCCGCCCTACCGGGTCGACGTGCAGCGCGAGGCCGACCTGATCGAGGACATCCTGCGTATTTACGGCTACAACAACGTCGAAATACCCTCGCGCGTCCGTTCGACGCTTTCCTATGCGCCCAAACCCGACCGCAACCGCCTGATGAACCTCGCCGCCGACTACCTATCGGCCAACGGCTTTACGGAGATCATGTCCAACTCGCTGACCAGGGCGGCCTATTACGAAGGGTTGGAGAGCTACCGGGCGGAAAACTGCGTGCGTATCCTCAACCCGCTGAGCGCCGACCTCAGCGTCATGCGCCAGACGCTGCTGTTCAACATGCTGGAGGCCGTGCAGCTCAACGCCAACCGCCGCAACGGCGACCTGAAACTCTACGAGTTCGGCAACTGCTATTTCTACGACGAGGCCAAACGTTCGGACGAAAACCCCCTGGCGGCCTATTCCGAAGAGTACCGCCTGGCCATCGCCGTGACGGGCATCGCCGTGCCCGCTTCGTGGAACGTGCAGCCGCAGGCCGCATCGTTCTTCACGCTGCGCGCCGTGGCCGAAAAACTGCTGCGCCGCTTCGGCATCGACATCTATGCGCTCAAGACCGAAACGCTGCAAAGCGACCTCTTCGGCGAGGCGCTCACGATGGCGCTCAACGGCAGGGAGCTGTTGCAGATCGGTACGGTCAGCCGGAATATCCGCCGCAAACTCGACGTCAAACAGGATGTCTTCTATCTGGAGATGAACTTCGAGGCGCTTGTCAAATCGACCAAAAAGCACCGGATCGTGGCCGAGGAGCTGTCGAAGTTCCCCGAGGTGAAGCGCGACCTGGCGCTGCTCGTGGACAAGCAGGTGACCTTCTCGGCGCTGCGCGACGTGGCGTTCGCTACGGAGCGCAGGTTGCTCAAGAGCGTTTCGCTGTTCGACGTCTACGAGGGCGACAAGCTGCCCGAAGGCAAGAAATCCTATGCCCTGAGCTTTATCCTCGAGGACAAGACCCGCACGCTGGACGAAAAGGCCATCGAACGGGCCATGCAGAACCTCACGGCGCAGTTCGAGCGCCAGTGCGGCGCCCATGTCCGTGCATGA
- a CDS encoding TrpB-like pyridoxal phosphate-dependent enzyme: METKKFCLTERQMPTQWYNIVADMPNKPLPPLHPATKQPVTKEQMSAIFAEELIDQEMSTERFIDIPEEVQEIYKIWRPTPLVRATGLEKALGTPAKIYFKNESVSPAGSHKPNTAVPQAYYNYKQGIRHLTTETGAGQWGAAIAFAAKHFGLDVQVFMVKVSYEQKPYRRLMMNTWGAECIASPSTITASGRAALERDPDCSGSLGLAISEAVEMALQHPEDTRYCLGSVLNHVILHQTVIGQEAVAQMEMAGAEPDVVIGCFGGGSNFAGLGFPFLRRNLVEGRNIRIVAVEPSSCPKLTRGTFQYDFGDVAGFTPLLPMYTLGHDFQPSDIHAGGLRYHGAGSIVSQLLKDGLVEARSLPQTETLAAGILFAKTEGIIPAPESTHAIAAAIREALQAKEEGTPRTILFNLSGNGVIDLYAYEQYLAGALRDYVPGDDEIAKTVSQLSKII; the protein is encoded by the coding sequence ATGGAAACAAAGAAATTCTGCCTGACCGAGCGTCAGATGCCCACACAATGGTACAACATCGTGGCCGACATGCCCAACAAACCGCTGCCGCCGCTGCATCCCGCGACCAAGCAGCCCGTGACGAAGGAGCAGATGAGCGCCATCTTCGCCGAAGAACTGATCGACCAGGAGATGTCGACGGAGCGTTTCATCGACATCCCCGAAGAGGTGCAGGAGATCTACAAGATATGGCGGCCTACGCCGCTGGTGCGCGCCACGGGACTGGAAAAAGCCCTCGGCACCCCGGCGAAGATCTATTTCAAGAACGAAAGCGTATCGCCCGCCGGATCGCACAAGCCCAACACCGCCGTGCCGCAGGCCTACTACAACTACAAGCAGGGCATACGCCACCTGACGACCGAAACGGGCGCCGGGCAGTGGGGCGCGGCCATCGCCTTCGCAGCCAAGCACTTCGGGCTCGACGTGCAGGTTTTCATGGTGAAGGTCAGCTACGAACAGAAACCCTACCGGCGGCTGATGATGAACACGTGGGGCGCCGAGTGCATCGCGTCGCCCAGCACAATCACCGCCTCGGGCCGCGCGGCGCTCGAACGCGACCCCGACTGCTCGGGAAGCCTCGGGCTGGCGATCTCGGAGGCCGTGGAGATGGCTCTGCAACACCCGGAGGACACCCGCTACTGCCTGGGCAGCGTGCTGAACCACGTGATCCTGCACCAGACCGTCATCGGGCAGGAGGCGGTCGCACAGATGGAGATGGCCGGCGCCGAGCCGGACGTGGTGATCGGCTGCTTCGGCGGCGGCAGCAATTTCGCAGGGCTGGGCTTCCCGTTCCTGCGCAGGAACCTTGTCGAAGGCAGGAATATCCGCATCGTGGCCGTCGAGCCGTCGAGCTGCCCGAAACTCACGCGCGGCACGTTCCAGTACGATTTCGGGGATGTGGCCGGGTTCACGCCGCTGCTGCCGATGTATACGCTGGGACACGACTTCCAGCCGTCGGACATCCATGCGGGCGGCCTGCGCTACCACGGGGCGGGTTCGATCGTGAGCCAGCTGTTGAAGGACGGGCTGGTCGAGGCCCGGTCGCTGCCGCAGACCGAGACCCTCGCGGCCGGCATCCTCTTCGCCAAGACCGAGGGAATCATCCCGGCGCCCGAGTCGACCCACGCCATCGCGGCGGCAATCCGCGAGGCGTTGCAGGCCAAGGAGGAGGGGACGCCGCGGACGATCCTGTTCAACCTCTCGGGCAACGGCGTGATCGACCTCTACGCCTACGAGCAGTACCTGGCCGGGGCGCTGCGGGACTACGTGCCGGGCGACGACGAGATCGCAAAGACGGTCAGCCAGTTAAGCAAGATCATCTGA